CAGACAGgactgtaaaacctgcagagagCTATAGAGATTTCTGTGGGTAATTtgaaatgttgttttgtgtgttactGCTTCCAGTTTCCAAAATAAGCTCTGACCTTATTCACACTGAAATAACATTTGTGGTATCACATTCAAGTCccctttatatttattttagggGTGGAGCAAAATCTTCCCTCCTATTTCTTGGCAAAAGAGGTATTTGTGTTCTGCTGCAAATATTACATGATCAGAAGCATTTGGTTATCATGATCCAATTATACCGCCCAGCATTCTGTCTACTTTGATGCAGAGCAGACCAAAGTTTATCTGATCCTACATATTGGTCCCATGGTGGTTTCTTAGTTGCTTGGTGTAACAAAATACTGCAAAGGAGCGAGTTAATTTCTTGCTAGGTTTGCAATTTATTGTTAACAACCAGCATCACAAGATGCACCAACTATGCATGAAAGTTCATATCAACTGTAGGTTTTAAGATTAAAcaaaaagtttactctaaaaaGGCTTTTTTATTAGTCTTATCCAATGtaggcaaaataaaaacaagaaaagaaataaaatcctTACTTCATAGTAATGCCTTTAAAAGACGAGGCTGCATACTTTGCCCTATTTTCCAAATTATGTATGATGATAACTATTAGTTCCACACAGGAGCGTGTTTGCAGTCATTTAAAACAAGCCCACAGCGCTGATATAAATCAGTGTATGTATGAAGCTGGTATACCTGCATGTCTGCACACTGCCAGTTTGACAAGAAACAGATCTGAGGGGATTTCACCATAAAGGCAGGGAACCATGAAATATCTGAGAAGTGCTGGAACCGCTCTCCTCTCCAAATTATAGCCAAATACAGTCTTATTGGTTGAGGGGAAAAGCCTTGGCAGTGCATAAAGAGCTCAGTGTGTGGCTGAAGTGACCATGCAACTCCTGAAAATAAACAGGAATCAAATGGAGTGATTGATCGAATAAATTACTTTCAGCAGCAACcaactctctttctctcacacacagacacacacaaaacagatgCATATATACAAACTCTGTTAACCAGctttgcagaaaaacacacacttgtAGCGATTTGCTCCAGTATTCAGACCAGCTCCAGTTTTGGTATAGGCATGTTACAGAGCagtgtggtggtggtgagggGACAGTGGGGTGTTAGGTGATTAATATGGTACATCAAACTGTATGAGGCACAGAATGATTTTAATTGTAggaatttttgttttgttttgttttgttttgttttgttttgttttgttttgttttgttttgttttgttttgttttgttttgttttgttttgttttgttttgtttttcacgaACTATCTTGGTCGAGTACGACCTCTTGATTATTTTATGTGAGATCCAGGAAGGTAATCAATTGACAATATGGCAGACTTGTTGAATACTCAAAGCATTTTTTAGCCCATGGTTGATTACAATAATACCTTGATGTCTCAAAAGCTTTTACAACctaaacaaagcaaaataattAAGACCGAatcttttgcttttagttaACATTTATAGTTATTTATACTGCTGTCATAATAAATTCATAGAGGCCTACTATAGCTTGCGCTTCAAGTAAAAAAAGAAGGTGCTTGAGAAAATCTTTCCTATCTGATTTTGTTTATGctgctatgtgtgtgtgcactctgTGATGAATATCAACTGAAGGTGATGCTTGACTCACCTTTTAACTGCCATTTAAATTGCCAGGCCCGTATAGTGCAGGGAGGGCCTGAAATGTAAACCGTCCAATCTGATGAACCTGCCAACCGGTCAGAGCCTTTCATGAGATGAACACAGGAACCCCACACAAGCAAATTCACCCACCCCTCTCTGCCCCGCCCCTCAATGACGACCCCCTCCTTGTTGCTTGCATGTGTGGTTTAGTGAAATCTCCTCCTTGTGCTATAGGATAGCCCTAGCCTCTAGGGTAACAAGATAGATGTAAACAACCAATTATTGGATAGGCCCTCATTCACATCCCCTTAACCAGTATAGACACAGAGGTTCTggctttaataatttatttccCTCTATCTAACATTTGGATGTCTTTCCCAAAAAACTGATACTTATCAAGCTTGTGTTGTGCTTGTCTCAGGTCAGTGTATTCAGCAGCAGTCTTACCCAATCCAAGCCACATCCTATTCCTGTATACGTTAACACAGTCTatacaacacacgcacacacacacatgcatacatcttGCAATAATCAGCTCAATTAGAGGAGGTCGTGGTGGAGAGTGGCTGAGGTGAGCAGTGGGAGGCTGTGAAAATAGGGGGTTGGCTATTAGGAGAAACATGATCTCTATTCATCAGCAGCTGTAATAATTACCATTTCAGAAACAGATCCTTCTGATCAAACTGATCCCTGGAAACAAGTGGTTTACAAACACTGTCAAGAGCCAGACATTGGACCCCTGTCACTGCCAATATATAGACACAGATCTGACCTGGCCAATCCCACTGCGATGAAGATACTTTGTATATGCAGTCATATTGTCAGTGCTTGTTTAACTCTACTCTGATTTGGCTATGGACATTTCTAATCGTTAACCTATCAAATGCACAGTGAATAAGATGTAACaggcattttcaaaaataacaaATATCAGTGTGAGCAGGagcatgtcaaaaacacaagtgGGACAGTTAGATTATCTGAAAGAATTTTATGTCAAAGATCTGATACCATGTAAACTTATTTTGACAGAGATGGGAAATTAGACTGAATACCTGTAAGAAGGTATGATCATATGAGAGTAACACAAAGACTTAtgatgaactgaactgaacaggtGCTCACATGTAGCCTCAGACCTTATTCTCGTTAAATCTTCAGTGCTGAAGTTTAAGCTGAGATCAAGACatttgagcaaaaaaaaaaaaaaaaaaaaaaaagcgagagaaagagaaaataaaaagagttCAATAGGGAGCATCATCAGTCTGTAAGGACAAGCGAACAAATTATTTAGCCTCATCACAAATATTTGAGTGTACAGAGTAACTTCTATGGATTGCTGCCGGTGTAATCGCAGCAGCACATTCGCCACTGGGAGAACCTCGATCATCAAACTCGATTACGGGGCATTTGGGTGTTTGCGTTAGATGAGTTGAGATGATAAGCTTTATCTGAAATCGGTTTAAAATTTCATATCAGTCAAATTTTGTTTACAGGCCTCACAATGATTTTTATTAATAGTCTGAATTAAAAGTGCAAGCGCAGGGtgaagttaaaatatatatataaatataattataatttaaatataatatatgtaaactattattattattattattattatcggtgctgtgcttttggaaaccgaatttcccagaggaacccacccgagggattaataaagttttatcttatcttatcgtatcttatcttatcttatcttattattattattattattattattattattattattattattattattattattattattattattattattataagtttAAATTGCCCTTTTAATTTTCTCACTATCCAGGCGAGCCAGGTCGGTGCCGGTCCCCTGACGATTACCGTCAGTCAGCCTAATGCCGTAATACTCTGAGAACTGGGCTTCAGGCGAAACCAAAGTCAATTTATTAAACTGAGGGAGGACACAGGGCGGAAACAGGAATGAGGTTTCTCTTACAGGAGCCTTCGTCTGTGGTGATGAACCAATTTCACAATTACActattaatttaataatttattaatttaatttaaaaaaaaagagaaaataacagaaaaacagcAGCGACTGCGATGCCTCACTGCCTTAGCGAGAAATATTGACAATGGATTGGATGGATGGTGGACTGTGGATTGGGTAACTTACTTAAATGATTTCGACCGACAATACCATTTTAATTTTACATGCCTGCGATTTAAGGTAGCTGCTGTAATTTATTTGCAACCTTTccaaaattctaaaattcaagTAAGCCTATGACGAAACTGCTCCTATTAAATCATATTAACAacaacatataataataataataataataataataataataataataataataataataataataataatctctcCGAGCTTTTTAGTTCTACACTGATAATATATGATGAGGacatgaggatgatgatggtgtgtgtgtgtgtgtgtgtgtgtgtgtgtgtgtgtgtgtgtgtgtgtgaagtgatGTGACACCGAGTGTGGGTGTACTTGACAATCGTATCTCTAATGAAGCGGTCCCATGGTGAGGCGATAGAAATCTACCAACTGGTCAATCTTTGGTTCAGCAGTCAGTAACACGCACGCATTCCCTCGTGTACCTGAGTCCAACTACAAACCTGAGTTTTTGCGCACATCGGGCTGCTCCCGGTTTCTTTTAGGTCGCCCTACCATTTCAACAAGTACCTCACATCACTCACTTCTCCTCAGTTAACTATAAAGCCTCCTCTCCTTTTACCCTTAAACACCTTTCACTTTCACATAAGCTCCCCTCCTTACAGCCATACTctcaaaaaaaaatgtaatcgtcATATTAAAATGATTACTTAGGTCTTGTCTTCAGATCTCATATGTCAGTCCTTGAGATAATTTACTCGCTGATGCGCTAAACCTCGTGAGTCAGATGACTGAAATACGGACGAAAATATTTGTCTCACCGGTGTGCTGATTGAAGCCGTTTTTCTTCTTCGATGTCGCCTGCCAGACTTTCCTTCTTCTCCGCTCTTTGTCCCGCACACTCCACTGCGCACACGACCACCTTATTTCCCCATGAAGCGGCTGCACACCTTGAGATTGTTTGCCAATCTGTGCGCTCCTGCAGCTGCTTCCTCGCCACTCATTTAGATATTCATAATCTTTGTCATCACATGCATAATCCAGTTCAGCTCAACACATACTTCGCAAAACAATTAAAAGATTTCTTTAGTTGCTATTAATATAGAAATTTCACGTTTATTTAGGTCTAAAACTGATACGACGTATTTGAGAGTATGACAAAGTGTACTTGTTTAACAAAtaactttttaaactttattctaacgtctttttgttattttaaatacCTCTCTATAGAATACCGGTTTGTGAATATTATAATTAACAAATCGGGTGATGGTTCACTGCACTCCCACATCAGCACCTTAGAGTTTAAGTCTCGTTTCAGTCCTCGGAAGCAGAAATAGTCTGACTCACTTTTggtcatatttatattttttcgtTTACTCGAAGAAAAATATACTTTATAAAAAAgtggcagcattttttttttcaaacccgTCTAACAATCTGTCACTTGTTGACAGTTATTTCACGTCTTTGGAATAATGAAGACACTAACTTTAAAGTTCCAAGCATTAAGGAGATCTTGATTGATTTGTGAGAGCTGCCAGGGACATGAAGACAAACTGCAGCAGGCTCCGTGCACTCTGGCGCCATCCTTCCCCGGGCTGTGGGATCAACGCCGCTCTTCTCATCCACGCTCCTCACAGCTTTACGCTCTTTGGCTGCCTGAGGTGTCTGTCAACGTGAAGGGgaagaaaaaagtgttttagAAGGAAAAATCTGAGCAATTCTTCTATTGGTAGGCGGGCTGGTCGTGAAGGGAACAATCAGGTTGATTTTGCCAGGGAGCCACCTCAAAGCATATCGGGTTACTTTGAGTGACAGCGTAACCATGGCAAATAATTTGACTAAGGCTATTGTCTTATCCTCACCATCCGTGGGTCAGATAACCGACCAATCAGAGTTCATATAATCGCTTGTCTTGCCAGCTTAGAATAATATTATTAAAACGAGCCAGCGAGCCCGGTCTCCGGGAGTAGTTTATGTTGAAACGGCATAGAAAAGGTGGAGGACGGTGGAAGGAGTAGCAACTTTCTTTCTTAGCAACTTTATGGAGAATAGTCGCCTGGGGTTTCGCATGGCTGAACGGACTTGAGCTTATTCCATAATACGCAGTTGGACTTTGCCTAACCTTGGGCACTTTTACGTTTTAGGTAACTCTTTTGGGGACTTTTTGACGCTTATGGACTTAATGCGTTTTGATTTAATGAGACACTGAGAGGAGAGACGTGGAAGTAAGGTACAATATAATCTGTATTGGTTTATTTGTCGCCATGTCCATGCTTCCGACGTTTGGTTTTACGCAAGAACAAGTGGCTTGTGTCTGCGAAGTCCTCCAGCAAGGGGGGAACATCGAGCGTCTTGGGCGCTTTCTGTGGTCCCTCCCGGCGTGCGAGCACCTCCACAAAAATGAGAGTGTTCTCAAAGCGAAAGCCGTAGTTGCTTTTCATCGGGGGAACTTCCGAGAGCTCTACAAGATCCTGGAGAGCCACCAGTTTTCGCCGCACAACCACCCGAAGCTGCAACAGCTGTGGCTCAAAGCGCACTACATCGAGGCAGAGAAGCTGAGAGGCCGTCCGCTCGGCGCCGTAGGGAAGTACCGCGTCCGGAGAAAGTTCCCCCTGCCCCGCTCTATCTGGGACGGAGAGGAGACGAGCTATTGCTTCAAAGAGAAGAGCAGGAGTATCCTCCGAGAGTGGTACACCCACAACCCTTATCCATCCCCACGGGAGAAAAGAGAGCTGGCCGAGGCCACGGGACTCACGACCACGCAAGTCAGCAACTGGTTCAAAAACCGACGGCAGAGAGATCGAGCGGCTGAGGCAAAGGAAAGGTAGGAGTAtatttacttcttaaaacagacgCTAATCtcagattagatttttttttttttttttatcattgtcACATCAAGCAAAACATAGGAGGTAGTTCCAAACTGTTGCTGAGTCACGGACTGCCACTGCTGACTCTGTATGCAAAAATAAATTTCTGACCTACATCTGGAAATTTATTTAACGTAGATAGCATGGACATATTCTCAGATCTTATTCAATCGCCACAAATTAAAGTTACactgtgtgtatttctgtgaTAACTGTATAAGCCCCTATTAAAAGTTGAAACGCACGAAATGAAAGACGTGTTGTCAGGTAAATTACAAGGTTATAAAAGTTGCTTTTACCCCACTTTTATGTTTTAGTAACCACACTGATTATAACATGAAACTTGACTTTCACGTTAAGATCAGAGAAGAAATATATGCAGACTACTGTGAATCACAGACACTGGATGAACACATGGTATATGCAAGGAAACATATCAGAACACGTATGAAAGATGTTTTGCGGTGTAATTGATGTGGCTTGTTGTCTGGTCTTCATATCAGCCAGGCTGACATTTCATTATGAGTCGTTTGCACATTTCAGAGTTTGGAAATTATACAGCCAGGCATGTAGAGAGGTGCGGGAGATGTGTTTTTGTCAGGTGTTCACTGGGTCGGTGTCTTCTTTCACCCCCTGGCCACTAATTTGGGCTGAAAGCTCCACGTAAATCATGTCTTCCCACTGAGAAAAGCCTCACAGCAAACCTATGAACTATGCCATACGCAGTACGCACGCGTTTCAGAATGATTAGGCCTGTCATTTATTTAGAGCTGTGGACAAGCTCTCCTCGAGTGGCCGAGGACTTCCTCAGGTTGAGCTTCTCCACGGGTCACTATGGTTAAATTAACTTGCTCTAAAAGTTTCATGCAAGTTCAGTAGTCAGATGGATTTATTATCTTCCAGTCACTACTGATATTTAATATAGCGCTTCTGTAGTGAATTGACCCTCTAATTATTTTTGCTGGCTAAGTGATTGCATCTGGGCACACGTGCCTCAACGTATTCTTGTGTGAACATTAATAAATAACCAGACTAAGAACTGATACATTAATGAGATTATTATGGCTGTTGTAAAAGTGTCACAACCCAATAAATATTCTAGTAAACACAACAGAATTGTGTGTGCCACTTTAATTcaagtgtgtgttcatgttcatATTTTTAATGCAATCTTAAACATGTTAAGCTACAATTAGCTGGTGTCTTTGTTCCTGTAGGTTTTACTCCGAGATATGAAAATTTCAGTTCACCTAAATCTTCCTGGTTGTTATGCACTTTTTCGCAGATGTGCTGTAATTCCGCATTTGTACCAAACTGATGTGTGACTTTGGTTTCTGTTCGCAGAGAAAACAACGAGAACTCCAACGGCAACAGTCACAACCCATTGACTTCTTCTATTAATGGAAATAAAACTATTTTGGGGAGCTCGGACGACGATAAAACACCTTCTGGGACTCCGGATCATACGTCTCCGAGTCCGGCTCAGCTCCTCGGCGCAAACCCCGGTTTACCGTCCCTGCATGGCCTTGCGCCCCCGCCGGGACCCAGCGCAATCCCGGTACCCAGCGGCCCAGACTCGATGCACCATCACCACTCATTGCATCATGACACCATACTGAACCCTATGTCTTCTAATCTAGTGGACCTCGGCTCTTAAAAGCCGTCACTGAATGGAGCGCCATTTTTTGGGGAAAATAATTTACGAGGTGGTGTGAGTTAAGCTTCAAGCACTTGCGGCACGGTGCAAGGTAGACAGACTGGAACACTGCGAAAACAGCCACCGTAACAAATCATTTAGTCTCATATTCaacctttaaaatctttttcAACAAGTGGAGAGAGGAAAACCTGCCAGTGAGCGCAACACCTCCTCTTATCCCCAAACTGAACGAGCCCTTGTTTCGGGGATTTTCTAGAATCAAGAGTTCAGAGCAGAGCACTTAAGAACTTTCCAAATATACTTAAACAGGACCCTACCGAACTTTCCCCCCCCGTTAATTCGCTTGAGGAAAATATAATTTGgaaaaagtaagtaaaagtaGTAGTTTTTTGAGATGGCTTGTTTTGCTGCAGGGCTGGGGATAAAAAATtgataaaaagaaagaacagaagaaaagaaggaagaaagaaagaaaactttacCGGAATGTAAAAACGTAATATGTTATATTGTtgaaaacaataacaataaagtgtCTTAATTCTTGTTACTATTAGCCTACAGTTGTTATTTTAGGGGTTTAGATTAACCTTTATCACCAGACTCTATGGGCACAAAGTTACGTGTACCCATCGCCTTTCTGTTTACATGGGGTTTTTAAAGAGAGCCATAAAcggttatttttgtttgtttgtttgtttgtttgtttgtttgtctggggGAGGGTGGGCTGATGGAGTATGCCAGTTAAACGTGTCTCATAGGGGCTGTGATAAGATAAAATATTCTAACCCCTTGATATTATTGTTATaattatttgcattttaatttggGGAGAGACTGCATGTAAACTCTGCGATAAATGATGAAACATAAAACGATTCACCTATAGTTTCATATACcctttacaataaaaaaaaaaaaaaaagaaacacgtgGAATAAAGTCGAGAATTTCTTTGATTCTGAATGATTCTTGACATTTtcttggcattttttttttgtctcttacgGGTCACCTCCTTATAATATTATAAAACCATATAAGCTGGAggacaaaatatataaaacgtATTTTAGAGAATCTGCACGTAAACGTCGATATTTACAGTGTTACAGAAATATTGCTTGAACGATAGTATTTAGGATTTATGATCATTTGTAGTTTCAGTTGAGGATACTTAGATATTTTTCCCTTCAGCTCAtttatgtaattttaaatgCAGAACAACGCACAAACCATGTATTCAGCCTTATTTCCTCAggctttttaaatgtgctctgaGCCACCACTTCCCAACGTTAGGAAAATACATGATCAGATATTACTGAAAATCAAAAGCTGTTAGCCTCTGACACATATATCTCCTGCAagaagatagatagatagatagatagatagatagatagatagatagatagatagatagatagatagatagatagatagatagatagatagatagatagatagatagataggttTTTCAATTTTAAGGACATGAGGTCAAAGTTCATCCAAGTGATTATTGCcgattttttgtttctttttaagaaaAGCTCCGCACGCAGTCCAATGTTTTGTAAAAACATCACTCGAAGCATGTGGCATGTGGCCATGGCAGGCAAAGCTGGGCGAAATTTAGCAGTGCTTCTCCAACTGGGAACCCTGACGTTCGAGTGATGACACCTTATCTTTCCGCGCTCAGTCCGGGAGAACAAAAGTACCGTAGTGTTTGGagtaggaaaaaaacagaactggAAACGACCGCTGAAAGAAGACACTTTGTTTGAACAGCTTCAGCCGCGCAACACCTCCAGCCTCCCTCCCGCCCCCTCCTCCCCTCTGCTGCCTGATCAGTTCGTGCAGAATAAACCTAAAAAAACATCTTTTCTGCCTTTCATATTTCCATCATAAGGCTTTAGTACCTCCCCTATTTCAGGTTTCGACAGGCCGGCGCGTGCTCGGTGTATTTTCTGGTGTCTTCTGTATCTTCATATCAGAATATAACAGTAGCTTATAGtttcataattttcttacatattGCATGTTTATATTGATAAATGTTACACATTATGCATGATATactataatattattttacaatATTACTcgcattttaaaaacaaaaaacgatgCCAGCATATAGTTAATTGTTAAGTGGGTGTTTTGGTTCACATGTTAATGgattgcaaacattttttttaatatttgaaaCAAGGGCGAAACACTCTTTTATTCGTTAATAAGTTATCCTGTAGACCCAGGTGGCTCTAATGGGAGTGCAAATATGAGAAGTGCTCTCAGAGAGTGCGCGAACTGTCTGTAGATGTGAAATATCGGTCACAGCTTCCTGGGAACAGCTTCCTGCGCCTGAAGGTCAATTACATATTCAACACAAAGCCCACAGGTTGTAATTAACAAGGATTTAAGTACACATGGGTCTATTCACAACAAGCCCAAAACAGCGGCTTTTGAGGAGACATAACACTGAATGTTTGGCCTTTCACCAAACCAACCCTACAACCCTACAAAGAGCTGTGATTTTCGTCTCCTCGTTCTTTCACTCTCTTGTTTCCCATAAGGCTTGAAATGTGAACTTGAACTGGTATTATAAGTGCGCCATGTGTGCCCGGAAAGTGGAGgctattaaacttttttttttttttgtttggatgtttttttggggggttttttaacAGAAGATGAAAAATCTGCCAGCATTGAAGAAAACGCCTAACGAGGCGCACTGACGTGATTCTGCTAGGCTGGCTTATGGGGGTAAAGACCCACCAAAGCAACAGATGAGGGAGGAAAAACTGTTCGACAGATGTATCTTGTCCTGGTTTCTTCATCTGTAGGGTATTTAATCGCCTGTCAATTCACCATGTAAACAACGCCGTAAAATAGAAGCGAATGCCACTTTGCCCCAAGACCAaaatcctgaaacaatcaggaGAGAATGCTGAGTCCTGGCCTCGTAAAGATCACATCCATGCAATTTCACAGCAAAATGCATGTACTAAGCAGAGCTGTTCTGACCTAAGATCAGTTTTAGCTGTTATTATTGCATCTCCGCACTGTCATTAGCGCAAAAGGCATTTTACACACGCGTTTTGCCCGATTTAGTGAATGGTAGGGTGGTGATTTTtattcattctgtttggttttctcgATTAAAACaagaagcaaaaacagaaaagccaAAATACGGACTCTTTGGTGTTAAAAACATCAGACTTTGTATTAAACATTAAATACTTAGtagtgattatttatttattataatcattgtttatatgtttatatactTTTGGACTCTTTTCCACAACTTTCACTAACTGTGCGACATAAAAcagcactgattttttttttcaattttcgaATGAAACAGTCTGATTTGAAAGTTTCTCAGCTGTTAAACTAAAATTGAAAAAGTTATTTTCTCTTTCTAAAGATTGATTTATCAGCTCTGTATTCGAGCCGTCCTTTACTCATAATATCACAAAAACAAGTAATAATTAA
This is a stretch of genomic DNA from Maylandia zebra isolate NMK-2024a linkage group LG13, Mzebra_GT3a, whole genome shotgun sequence. It encodes these proteins:
- the six2a gene encoding homeobox protein SIX2a — translated: MSMLPTFGFTQEQVACVCEVLQQGGNIERLGRFLWSLPACEHLHKNESVLKAKAVVAFHRGNFRELYKILESHQFSPHNHPKLQQLWLKAHYIEAEKLRGRPLGAVGKYRVRRKFPLPRSIWDGEETSYCFKEKSRSILREWYTHNPYPSPREKRELAEATGLTTTQVSNWFKNRRQRDRAAEAKERENNENSNGNSHNPLTSSINGNKTILGSSDDDKTPSGTPDHTSPSPAQLLGANPGLPSLHGLAPPPGPSAIPVPSGPDSMHHHHSLHHDTILNPMSSNLVDLGS